The following coding sequences are from one Eucalyptus grandis isolate ANBG69807.140 chromosome 11, ASM1654582v1, whole genome shotgun sequence window:
- the LOC104426686 gene encoding endo-1,3;1,4-beta-D-glucanase, whose product MSETQCCENPPTRSTMSVGIGCVAEIGGLKAYITGPPDAKLSVLLVSDVFGYEAPKLRKLADKVAACGFYVVVPDFFYGDPYVPDNPERPIAVWRQSHGTDKGFEDAIRVVSALRSEGVSAIGAAGFCWGAKVVVELGKSDHVQAAVLLHPSRVTVEDIKEVKAPIAVLGAEHDKMSPPELLKQFEEILSAKPEVDGYVKIFAGVEHGWTVRYKDEDEVVVKSAEEAHKDMLDWLTKHLK is encoded by the exons atgTCAGAGACTCAGTGCTGTGAGAACCCTCCGACGCGGAGCACCATGAGCGTCGGAATCGGATGTGTGGCAGAGATCGGAGGCTTGAAAGCCTACATCACCGGCCCCCCTGATGCTAAGCTTTCCGTCCTCCTCGTCTCCGACGTTTTCG gTTATGAAGCACCAAAGCTGAG GAAGCTTGCAGACAAGGTGGCTGCTTGTGGATTCTATGTGGTGGTTCCAGATTTTTTTTATGGAGATCCCTATGTACCTGACAATCCTGAGAGGCCTATTGCAGTCTGGAGACAATCTCATGGAACT GATAAAGGATTTGAAGATGCCATAAGAGTTGTTTCTGCACTGAGAAGTGAAGGTGTATCTGCCATTGGAGCTGCAGGATTTTGCTGGGGTG CAAAGGTGGTTGTGGAACTAGGGAAGTCTGATCACGTTCAAGCTGCGGTGCTGCTACACCCTTCACGGGTCACTGTGGAGGATATTAAGG AGGTCAAGGCTCCCATAGCTGTATTGGGCGCTGAGCATGACAAAATGTCTCCACCAGAGCTTCTCAAGCAGTTCGAGGAAATCTTATCCGCTAAACCTGAG GTTGATGGATACGTCAAGATTTTTGCTGGAGTGGAGCATGGTTGGACTGTGAGGTATAAAGACGAAGATGAAGTGGTGGTGAAGTCCGCTGAAGAAGCCCATAAGGACATGCTGGACTGGTTGACTAAGCACTTGAAGTGA
- the LOC104426693 gene encoding sm-like protein LSM2 gives MLFFSYFKDLVGREVTVELKNDLAIRGTLHSVDQYLNIKLENTRVVDQDKYPHMLSVRNCFIRGSVVRYVQLPPDGVDIELLHDATRREARGG, from the exons ATG TTGTTCTTCTCCTACTTCAAGGACCTGGTGGGCAGGGAAGTGACGGTGGAGCTGAAGAACGATCTGGCCATCAGAGGCACCCTCCACTCCGTCGATCAGTACCTCAACATCAAGCTCGAGAACACTAGGGTTGTCGATCAGGACAAGTACCCTCACATG CTGTCGGTCAGGAACTGCTTTATCAGAGGATCGGTGGTGAGGTATGTTCAGCTACCTCCTGATGGAGTTGATATTGAATTGCTTCATGATGCCACAAGAAGAGAAGCCAGGGGTGGTTGA
- the LOC104426694 gene encoding BTB/POZ and MATH domain-containing protein 2, producing the protein MGKVPDDASKASSSSSPPLPSVASSSTSITDTINGSHHFQINGYSLSKGIGIGKYKASDTFTVGGYQWAIYFYPDGKSVEDNAAYVSLFIALASEGSDVRALFELTLLDQSGKERHKVHSHFGRTLESGPYTLKYRGSMWGYKRFFKRSLLETSEYLKDDTLSVHCIVGVVRSHTEGPKIFSIPVPPSSIGQDLGKLLESGKGADVSFEVDGEVYPAHKLVLAARSPVFRAQLYGPMKDQNTKQIRVEDMEPSVFKALLHFIYFDSLPDLQELTGLDTKWASTLMSQHLLAAADRYGLDRLRLLCEANLCQDVAINTVATTLALAEQHHCFQLKAVCLRFVAMPENLRAVMQTDGFEYLKESCPSVLTELLEYVARASEQSMIVSSHGNEGILDGSDANGRRVKQRI; encoded by the exons ATGGGAAAGGTGCCGGACGACGCCTCGAAGGCCTCTTCGTCTTCCTCCCCGCCGCTCCCCTCCGTCGCCTCCTCCTCGACGTCGATCACCGACACCATCAATGGCTCCCATCACTTCCAGATCAACGGGTACTCGCTGTCCAAGGGGATCGGGATCGGCAAGTACAAGGCCTCCGACACGTTCACCGTCGGCGGGTACCAGTGGGCGATCTATTTCTACCCGGACGGGAAGAGCGTCGAGGACAATGCGGCGTACGTGTCCCTCTTCATTGCCCTGGCTAGCGAGGGATCCGACGTGAGGGCGCTCTTCGAGTTGACGCTGTTGGATCAGAGCGGGAAGGAGCGGCACAAAGTGCACAGCCATTTCGGGCGGACGCTCGAGAGCGGCCCTTACACTCTTAAATACCGCGGTAGCATGTG GGGCTACAAACGATTTTTCAAACGAAGTCTTCTTGAGACGTCGGAGTACCTTAAAGACGATACTCTTTCAGTACATTGTATTGTTGGTGTTGTTAGATCGCATACAGAAGGACCAAAGATTTTCTCCATACCTGTTCCACCATCTAGTATAGGCCAAGATCTTGGCAAGCTTTTGGAGAGTGGGAAGGGAGCTGACGTAAGTTTTGAAGTAGATGGTGAAGTTTATCCTGCTCACAAGCTGGTACTTGCTGCTCGATCTCCTGTATTCAGGGCCCAACTTTATGGTCCGATGAAAGATCAGAATACAAAGCAAATAAGAGTTGAAGACATGGAGCCATCAGTTTTCAAG GCACTGCTTCATTTTATATACTTTGATTCTCTACCTGATCTTCAAGAGCTTACTGGGCTGGATACAAAGTGGGCTTCAACTTTGATGTCTCAGCATTTACTTGCAGCAGCAGATAGGTATGGCCTTGATAGACTGAGGCTGCTATGTGAGGCCAATCTTTGTCAGGATGTTGCCATAAATACCGTGGCAACTACCTTGGCATTGGCAGAGCAGCACCACTGTTTTCAGTTGAAAGCCGTTTGTCTCAGATTTGTGGCAATGCCTGAAAATTTGAGGG CTGTGATGCAAACGGACGGTTTCGAGTACTTGAAGGAGAGCTGTCCCTCAGTCTTGACCGAACTCTTGGAGTACGTGGCGAGAGCGAGTGAGCAGTCAATGATTGTTTCCAGTCATGGGAATGAAGGCATTCTCGACGGCAGCGATGCCAATGGGAGAAGGGTGAAGCAAAGGATATGA
- the LOC104426695 gene encoding BTB/POZ and MATH domain-containing protein 2-like, which yields MGKVPDDASKASSSSSPPLPSAASSSTSIADTINGSQHFQINGYSLSKGIGIGKYKASDTFTVGGYQWAIYFYPDGKSVEDNAEYVSLFIALASEGSDVRALFELTLLDQSGKERHKVHSHFGRTLEGGPCTLKYRGSMWGYQRFFKRSLLETSDYLKNDTISVHCIVGVVRSHTEGPKIFSIPVPPSSIGQDFGKLLESGKGADVNFEVDGEVFPAHKLEPSVFKVPSMEKHPIHFGFPREIDYESTFFPIPGTTQTRELLVTTIWVDKGLLHLVPHRYKAWLINEHNGAWEGLLQDFDGPLVETEDGGMEDPKPESEESGV from the exons ATGGGAAAGGTGCCGGACGACGCTTCGAAGGCCTCTTCGTCTTCCTCCCCTCCGCTcccctccgccgcctcctcctccacgTCGATCGCCGACACCATCAATGGCTCCCAACACTTCCAGATCAACGGGTACTCGCTGTCCAAGGGGATCGGGATCGGCAAGTACAAGGCCTCCGACACGTTCACCGTCGGCGGGTACCAGTGGGCGATCTATTTCTACCCCGACGGGAAGAGCGTCGAGGACAATGCGGAGTACGTGTCCCTCTTCATTGCCCTGGCCAGCGAGGGATCCGACGTGAGGGCGCTCTTCGAGTTGACGCTGTTGGATCAGAGCGGGAAGGAGCGGCACAAAGTGCACAGCCATTTCGGGCGGACGCTCGAGGGCGGGCCCTGCACTCTTAAATACCGCGGTAGCATGTG GGGCTACCAACGATTTTTCAAGCGGAGTCTTCTTGAGACGTCGGACTACCTCAAAAACGATACTATTTCAGTACATTGTATTGTTGGTGTTGTTAGATCACATACAGAAGGACCAAAGATTTTCTCCATACCTGTTCCACCTTCTAGCATAGGCCAAGATTTTGGCAAGCTTTTGGAGAGTGGGAAAGGAGCTGACGTAAATTTTGAAGTAGATGGTGAAGTTTTTCCTGCTCACAAGCTGGAGCCATCAGTTTTCAAG GTCCCTAGTATGGAGAAACATCCCATTCATTTTGGGTTTCCGCGGGAGATAGACTACGAGTCTACCTTCTTCCCTATTCCCGGGACTACCCAGACGCGTGAGTTATTGGTGACCACGATTTGGGTCGATAAGGGTCTCCTTCATTTGGTACCTCATCGCTACAAAGCGTGGCTCATTAATGAGCATAATGGTGCTTGGGAGGGTCTCCTGCAGGATTTTGACGGACCGCTCGTCGAAACAGAGGATGGTGGCATGGAGGATCCCAAGCCCGAGTCGGAAGAATCCGGGGTATAG